Proteins encoded in a region of the Thermocaproicibacter melissae genome:
- a CDS encoding putative ABC exporter domain-containing protein codes for MKALIYLVRKEIKNFFRDLLHHPGRLIIYLLIIALFVTSVIGSMQEGEEHTGNYADIRILHGVVLAWLLFLGVATLLNALKSGTTMFQMSDVNFLFVSPIDPKTILTYGLVKQTAATLLGFIFILFYSPLLNEQFNISPNSVVALLVYSVFLLIVVQILALLFYSYCNGNDERKNKVRTVIYVYLGLMLLTALYVFQQNGATMDAGMQAIASPYLEYFPLIGWAQGAIFGVIEGNMTATICYTILLVASFVLVLVLFRRTNADYYEDVLQSTEAQFGARQAMKENRSSLAMARANKKVHVGKTGLNRGWGANTFFYKHLCEARRENKLVFLGTSSFVMLAANIIGVLVFSAMDETVQPDDLMLGFFAFDVYVLFLMNAVGYWAKELARPYIYLVPEDPFRKLLWASMMNILKPIVEGAVLFFITTLVADANPLSGIAAFLAYSSFGMIFVAGNILAKRTMGSMSNRGLVAGLFMLLLLLIMTPGVSGSVAVYMALEETAGASLLFFSSLPIIGWNIVASLIIIFLCRNLLSTVEVLN; via the coding sequence TTACCTTGTGCGCAAGGAGATTAAGAACTTTTTTCGCGACCTGCTGCATCACCCCGGCAGGCTAATCATTTACCTTCTCATCATAGCGCTTTTTGTTACTTCCGTCATCGGCAGTATGCAAGAAGGAGAGGAACATACGGGGAATTACGCCGATATCCGCATCCTGCATGGTGTCGTCCTCGCGTGGCTGCTGTTCCTTGGCGTCGCCACTCTGCTGAACGCCTTAAAATCCGGCACCACGATGTTCCAAATGTCCGACGTGAATTTCCTTTTTGTTTCGCCGATTGATCCAAAGACCATCTTGACGTACGGCTTGGTAAAGCAGACAGCTGCCACGCTGCTCGGGTTTATCTTTATTCTGTTTTACAGCCCATTGCTCAATGAACAGTTTAACATCAGCCCAAATTCGGTAGTGGCGCTGTTGGTATATTCCGTATTTCTGCTCATTGTTGTTCAAATTCTTGCGCTGCTGTTTTACAGCTACTGCAACGGCAACGATGAACGGAAAAACAAAGTGCGCACGGTTATTTATGTTTACTTGGGGCTGATGCTTCTGACGGCACTGTATGTGTTCCAGCAGAACGGTGCCACGATGGATGCGGGGATGCAGGCAATCGCGTCGCCGTACCTCGAGTATTTTCCCCTCATCGGCTGGGCGCAGGGGGCGATTTTCGGCGTCATTGAAGGAAACATGACCGCCACAATCTGCTACACCATACTTCTTGTGGCATCGTTTGTACTTGTGCTTGTTCTGTTCCGCCGCACGAACGCCGATTATTATGAAGACGTGCTTCAGTCCACCGAAGCACAGTTTGGTGCCCGCCAGGCGATGAAGGAAAATCGCAGCAGCTTGGCGATGGCAAGAGCGAATAAGAAAGTGCACGTGGGCAAAACGGGCCTCAACAGAGGCTGGGGAGCCAATACATTTTTCTACAAGCATCTCTGCGAGGCACGAAGAGAGAACAAGCTGGTGTTTTTGGGGACTTCTTCGTTTGTCATGCTGGCAGCTAACATCATTGGCGTCTTAGTGTTCAGTGCCATGGACGAAACGGTTCAGCCGGATGACCTCATGCTGGGCTTTTTTGCGTTTGACGTTTATGTCCTTTTCCTGATGAACGCCGTGGGATATTGGGCCAAGGAGCTCGCGAGGCCGTATATTTACCTTGTGCCGGAGGACCCGTTCCGCAAACTGCTCTGGGCGAGCATGATGAACATTCTCAAGCCGATTGTGGAAGGTGCGGTTTTGTTTTTCATCACGACCCTAGTGGCGGACGCAAATCCGCTTTCCGGAATCGCCGCATTCCTCGCTTACAGCAGTTTCGGCATGATATTCGTGGCAGGAAATATTCTGGCCAAGCGGACGATGGGCAGCATGTCGAACCGCGGACTGGTGGCGGGGCTGTTCATGTTGCTCCTCTTACTGATCATGACGCCAGGTGTCTCCGGGAGCGTTGCCGTCTATATGGCGTTGGAAGAAACTGCCGGAGCATCGTTGCTTTTCTTTTCCTCGTTGCCCATAATCGGCTGGAACATTGTAGCCTCGCTGATCATTATTTTCCTGTGCCGCAATCTACTCAGCACCGTAGAGGTTTTGAACTAA